A genomic window from Streptomyces sp. NBC_01429 includes:
- a CDS encoding DUF397 domain-containing protein: MAESITTQKPHSGWDKPELDLSEAQWRSGSRGAGDVQIAFVEGFIAMRNSGRPEKPSLIFTPAEWRAFVINAREGEFDLT, from the coding sequence GTGGCCGAAAGCATCACCACCCAGAAGCCGCATTCGGGCTGGGACAAGCCGGAACTGGATCTGAGCGAAGCGCAGTGGCGCTCGGGCAGCCGAGGCGCGGGTGACGTCCAGATCGCCTTCGTCGAGGGCTTCATCGCCATGCGCAACAGCGGGCGCCCCGAGAAGCCGTCGCTGATCTTCACCCCGGCCGAGTGGCGGGCCTTTGTGATCAACGCGCGCGAGGGCGAGTTCGACCTGACCTGA